One window of Acidobacteriota bacterium genomic DNA carries:
- a CDS encoding quinone oxidoreductase — MKAIRVHELGGAEKLTLEEIDKPVPAADEVLIKVAAAGVNYADTMMRSGNYLTKPQLPFTLGYEAAGTIESVGSGVANLSVGQRVLATPGSGGYAEFATAKANTVIPIPDELGYGESTALLVQGLTALGLLSGTKSGETILIHAAAGGVGSLLVQLAKFKGLRVLATASSTEKLEKVAALGADVLINYTETDWPEQVLEATEGRGVNWLIEMVGGDIVAQNLKVLAKHGTMWVYGAASGQDFKVSVLSLMQKNHKIQGYWLMNEPIANRIAFTRELLEHIAAGRLKIEVTEFPLEKAREAHEAIEARKTTGKVVLTVS, encoded by the coding sequence ATGAAAGCAATCAGAGTTCACGAATTGGGCGGAGCGGAAAAGTTGACGCTCGAGGAAATTGATAAACCGGTTCCGGCGGCGGACGAGGTTTTGATCAAGGTCGCAGCGGCCGGTGTCAACTACGCCGACACGATGATGCGGAGCGGGAATTATCTGACAAAACCGCAACTGCCGTTTACTCTCGGCTATGAAGCGGCCGGCACGATCGAATCGGTCGGTTCCGGGGTCGCGAATCTCAGCGTCGGTCAGCGCGTGCTCGCAACGCCAGGCAGCGGCGGATATGCCGAGTTCGCGACCGCCAAGGCGAACACCGTGATCCCAATTCCCGACGAACTCGGCTATGGGGAATCGACCGCACTGCTCGTCCAGGGTTTGACCGCGCTCGGTTTGCTCAGCGGCACGAAATCCGGTGAGACGATATTGATTCACGCCGCCGCCGGCGGTGTCGGCAGTTTGCTTGTGCAACTCGCCAAATTCAAGGGATTAAGGGTTTTGGCGACCGCGTCGAGCACCGAAAAACTCGAAAAAGTCGCCGCGCTCGGCGCTGACGTGCTGATCAATTACACCGAGACCGACTGGCCCGAACAGGTTCTCGAAGCGACCGAAGGGCGCGGCGTCAACTGGCTGATCGAGATGGTTGGCGGCGATATTGTCGCTCAGAATCTCAAGGTGCTCGCAAAACACGGAACGATGTGGGTTTACGGCGCGGCGAGCGGGCAGGATTTCAAGGTCTCGGTCCTCAGTCTGATGCAGAAGAACCACAAGATTCAGGGTTACTGGCTGATGAACGAACCGATTGCGAACCGTATCGCTTTCACCCGGGAACTGCTAGAACACATCGCCGCCGGTCGCTTGAAGATCGAGGTCACGGAGTTTCCGCTCGAAAAAGCCCGCGAGGCTCACGAGGCGATCGAAGCGCGAAAAACAACCGGAAAGGTCGTGCTGACCGTGAGTTAG